Genomic window (Corvus cornix cornix isolate S_Up_H32 chromosome 4A, ASM73873v5, whole genome shotgun sequence):
AAAGGGACAGCACAGAACAAATCAGGCCCTGCTCTCAGAGGCTGTGATTGGAATCCACAGGAGCACAAAGCAGGTAAGGAAGGGATGAGGagcagtgggtttttttgagcaaGGGTTCTGCCATCTGTAAATCCCACAATTAGTGAGCAATTTTGTTGCCCCTGTAATGACTCCTCAAAAGTAAGCTGCAGGTTTTTTCAAAACAGGccctcttttggtttttttggataATAATCAGTGAAGAACAAATAcgatttaaaaaatacaaacatttttatcCCCCCAAATTCTTATTCACACAGAGCAACAGCCTGTTCTGATTGGTCTGTTGAATTCTGTGGACTCTCCATGAACTAAAGTTGTGTTCAGCAGGAGTGAGGAGGACTCTGCCCATACAAATTAGATGCATTGTTTTAATACAGACAACTTTTCTATGTAGTTGCTTTCAGTTCTCTGATGTCTCTTTTAAGTAATTGCTTTTCCACCAGAGATTGATTCAGGCTCTGCTTTGAAGACTTTTATTTACAGGCACGtgtggaacagagctggggtgggagggagggaaagggaaggaacCTTCCTGAGATGCAACATTGAAATACTGGGAGCATCTCTTTAGGGGAGGAATTGAGCATCCCTAATTTCTACTGATCTCAGTGCATGTCAAAGCTGCTCAGAACCTCAGAGGATCAAATACTTTCATACAGCAGATTATGCCTCTGTTCTTTTCAGGCAGaattccctccttttctttctctcccttcttgTTTCATACTTTTATCATATACAGGgtacagatttttgttttaggGATGttcaatatttatatttttttctcttgttcctcATCCCAATCAAACAGAACCTCTCCCTCACGCTTCATAGCTTGTTTTTACCAGTTAAATATGATTGAAGAATTGTTTTGTATTCCCTGACTGTCATGCAGCAGAGCCTGATCTGTGGCTGTATTAACAGGCTGTGTTACCATGGATCTTTGTATTCCTGCATATTCTGAGAGCTGCTACTACAAAGTGAAGCAAGCCTTTCCTTATCATCcctgtttttaaagcattgaCTCATTGTTTGATCTTGCAGATCTCATTTCAGTGTTCTGAGGTTTAGAGGGGTTGTTTCTGGTATAAAGCCTTACTGCCAACCCCCTGCTGTGCAGATTTTACTTGAACTTTTCCTAGGTACTCCAAAACTTGAGGAAAGTAAGCAAAATATAGGTGGTGCTGAATACCACACTTTCTGGTTTATCCCAATCTATTGGACTCCTATTAAAAGCAACTATTGGATATCACAAACTTTTTAAACATATCTGAAGTGAGAAGTGAAAGGacattgcttttcatttcccacAGGATTAAAGGTCAAGCAAGAAACATAAGAAATAATCAACTGATATCAAACGCAGCATCCAATAATTGAACCAATATTTAACTGCTAGCAAGGGAATCCTTCAGAGCAATCAGAACCTGTTGTTATTAATCCGAATCCTTCCCTCTGAACAGGGAACCTGCCAACAACCCCGCAATGACCCAATAACAAGTAAAAATCTCTTCTCAGCATAAAACCTCCGTGCCCTCCTACCTGTGGAAGTGGATTGCACCGTTTTCCTCATCCACTCATAAGAGCTGTGCCTTTGGCTGTTGGGAGAGATTTGCTGGGCATTAATTGTATCTACAGGAGGTAACCCCGCAGCGGCGGCGGGATGCAGGGAGCTGTAATCAGCAGAGCTGTAGGAGCCCTGGCCAGGGGACGAGCCATTGATGTGGGCAGCAGCCACGGCGCTGGAAGGGCCTGGGCCGTAGGCGCTCCAGTCCTCCCGCTGGGGGCCGTAGTGGGAGCCCCAGGCTGCCGCCGGCTGCCCGTGGGTgtccagggctggcacagggtggtATCCCATGTAGTCGGAGTAGGCTGGAGCAGACACGAAGTTTTGCACGGGCAGGTTGTTGCTGGTGCACCTTGCGGATCCCGGATACATGCTGGTGTCTTTATCCAACAGATAGCTCACATACATGATGCTCACAGCCTGCCTTTGTCTCGCTGGGACATCCTGCTCCTCGCAGGGTTTGTTTGatctcccttcccctcctctttctttctctcttttctagCCCAGCCTGGCTCTATAAATGACTCCTGCTAGCCCTGATGTCCCTTTACTACACATGATTAACAATGGTTTTACCAGGTGCTGGTGGTAACAGTTTACTAAAGTCCTGCCTGATGTCACAGATAACTGCCTGCCCCAAAATTACATTTGCATTCAAATGAAGGGCTGACCATGCAGGCAACCCCACCTTGCTGCTAGTTCCAGTGCTTCCTTTCTCACAGATCTTTATGTATTGCCAGCCCTGTTCTTTGAGAATGTGGTTTGAAATCTCATGGTCTTCAAGCAGAGCTGAGTACGTGGTTAACCATAACTGTTCAGGCAAGAGAAGTTGTATTTTTCTTGAGCAGTGCATGTCGGGATCTCACTTTAGGCACCCGGTTAGAGTTACTCAAAGCCTGCTGTCTGCTGGTCCAGTAGTAGCTCTACTCCAATGtgctctattttttaaaaaaaaactaaaaccaaagGAGCAGTTCACTGTTTAACTGCAGCTCTTACAGAGCTCCTCACATGAGCACTCTTCTTGACTTCAGCTCTTCGTCTGTGTGGGAGAGCACTTAGAAACCCCAGTAATCCTGGTGATTTTACCATTACAAAGGATATACAAGAAGTCTCATAGTCGTTTTGAGCATTTGTTCATACGAATAGTCTTGTTGATGTTAGCAAGCTATTCATGAGCTGGCTGCTTGCCACCGCGATTGAAGTTCCTCTATTCTAACCTCCAACGCTCACAGAAAGGGAATCTGTTATTGAGAGAATGCAGAATTTGTCACTTTCCCTGTGCTTATGTCTTGGTTGTGATATTGAAATGAGTGATAGTTTTCcctgaaggtttttttgttctcattgCTGTGCTTCTTCACAATTAAGTAACACCTTTCCTTGGAACTATGGGAACAAATTATAGCTTTTTAGCTCAGGAAAGCAGTTTCCTAACTTTCAGGAGCAATCTCATGTTTGTAAGTAACAAATCACTATGAGATCATCTGTAACCAGGAGCAAGGAGAGAAAgtgtggatttctttttttaaacgAGATAGATACCTTGGCACTGTAAACCCTGTTTTCATTCTTGTTCCTTTAATGATGTGATACCTAATTGCACCTTTATTAATGATCCGACTTGTTAAAAGGAGTTTTTCCTTAAACAGGTGCAAAGTATAAtgagttttttctttgttcagaggtgtattttttctctgagtCTTTTGCACTTTAACGCCATTTAAACTTCCACGTTCTCACTTTGCACACCTGACAACACCGTTGTTTCCTTTAGTGAGAGAACGGTGTCCTTAGGCTGCATTCACAACGTGCCTTGGGAATGGAGTTgtggaaaaagcttttttgaCTGATAATTTCAGAagcacagctgcctgctgggagtatttcagattttcctgctgtgccctTGGGTAAAATTTGTGCTCTTTTGcttgttgtggttttgggggCTGATGTTTTGCTGGCGTAATTGctgaaaggtattttaaaaatcattagaTGGTGGGAAGTTGCCagaagctgtttctgctgcttgcaTATGTGAGCTTACTCGGATGCAATTTGCACATCTGTGACAGCTGGCCACTCAAAATtacccagcagagctgctggtgaggACTTCTCAAATCCAGGGAAGTCAGTGATCAGTGTGTCACAGAGCCGAAGTCCTTaattctcctgcagcagcaaaataaagcacagtTGTCTAATTCGGAATTAGGTGTCTCTGGACAGCCTGCCTGCAGTTACCAATAAGTGTGATTTTAATGTAGTGGgatcttattttttaaataactccagtgtttttctcccttctcaaATTTAGAGCACTGTGGTTGCTCAGTAGCTCCTGAGTTCAGACTGTGTTGAAATAGTTACAAAGAAAGGTTCTTTACATCTTTTTGTTGCAAGttgatttcatttcctttcttcctcttcaaaaCTGTTGAATCCTCATCCTTGTAGGCGTTTCAGTGCCTCTCCTGAGTGCAGGTGTAGCAATAAATCAGccagaagaagaagcagcatttGCTCCTTTACTGGAGCCCTCCAGCTGTCTGCAAAATGTTCTAATTACGCTCATTCAACAGAACTTTTCCTGCAGGCTTTATCTACCTGATATacccccagcacagagctctgcagaagggCTGGATCTGCTCTTGTTCAGTGTTCAGGAATGTTGGATACACCAGGCTCCAGTCACAGATTCATTCTCTCCCACTGCAGCATTGTTCCATGAGGAACATTTTGATCCGTTTTTCACAATGGTATCATTTGCCTCATGTAGCTactgaaagcagtaaaataGTGATTATTCCTGTCTATTAcaaaaatgacataaaaatgccttttgatGCTTTCAATAATACATGGATATAATGACATGGAAGGAGACTTGTCCTCTTCCGTACTGCCTAAAGAAAAGACTTTACAGTCTGGGATGGTTAAACTGACAGCGCTCTGCTCCTCTGGCCACACGCGGTGCCCACTAAGCAGGAAACTGCTTCCCTTGGATTCCCGAGTACCCTGAGTTGGTCTGGCTCCAGCAAGCTCTACTTTGGGTTTGGTTAGTCCCAGTTTTTATAATTTATCTCATTTCAATCTTAACTATTAGTTAAACCACAGTCATTAGACTGTAATTGCTGGAGCTGAATAATCATGTATTAATATAGTTCATTTAAAactaaatgttttcaaaaattctCAGATGCAAAGCGAATGGAAATGAGAACTTGTGCTGAGTTCTCAAGAGGGAAAAGAACTTTATTGAGACGATCCTAAAACACCTTCACCCTCGGGCCTCTCTAAGATGCATTTTTCCAGTTCTAAATTTGAATAGTTTCTATTCTCTGAAGCTGGGAAGTGGTGTCCACCACAGATACTTGTTGGGAAAACACCTCTGAAGGAGATTTTGTCAGATGATGACGATGTGGGCAGAGACCAGGCAGCAACACTGGGATGCTCCAGTCCACTTTGATTATTCCTCTTCTGCTACATGAATGAGTCTCCAGAGCTTTCCTTTGTCATGTCACAAAGCCATGGATCTGCTAAGGTCCCATCCTTGTGTTTCCAAGCTCATCTGTCTCACACTGGAACCACATCCCTGTCCTGAGATGCAGGCCTTCTCCTACACatcccatttccttttctatggATGGACAGAACTCTAGTagctctgctttatttttctgagcttttatttttcttgttggtCTCCAAAGAGTAGCAGCACCCATTTTTGAGGCGTGTTCCCGTTCCAAGCCTGATCCCTGACTCCAGTGAAGCAATGGGGACAGCTGGTGGTCAGCTGCCTGCATGGCAAGGACACCTTTCCAGGCTTGCAGGGACCGTGACCTTATTCAGATTTCAAAGCTCTCAGCCTGCTCTGTTCTGTTTGGAACAGGACTCGTGTCTGTCACAtgccagctgcaggaagcagcGAAGCTCCTGAAGAATCCTGGCTTGGAATTCTGGATATGTTACAGGGATTTTTGCTCTGATTCCATTAATGGTAACATCTCTCCTTTGAAACCTGAAGTGAACTATTATGgaatatgctttaaaaaattactttaaccAGGAATTTTCTGTTGAACAGAGGGCTAAAAAGGCCTGAAAGGTGCTGCAATACAGAGTGGGATTGCTGAGcggtggcagagctgggggtgtgagcaggcagggctgggacactCTTGCCATCCAACATGGCATTGAGCCACAGGGCTGGAATGTCACATCCACTGCACACCAGGGAACGGTCTTAGGAGGTGATGACAGTGAGGAGCCAAGAGCAGGActgtaatattttaatcttGTATTCTCTGAAGAGTAGCTGTGCTTCAAATGTATTTCCTTGTTAATCAGTGTATATGCTCTTAAAATAATGCCACCAACTTCCAGCTAACATATGCCGACATAAGTGTAGCCCTCAGGATGGCTAAAGTAAGCAGCTGTCTCACAAGGACTCTGAGAATATTGCtagttctgaaaaaaacaatctCCTTTCCTCACCgttcttctctgtgctttgaaTTTTAACACCTTGCAATGCGCTGGATCTCCTTGGGCTGTGTGAGTCACGGCCCTGATGCAATGGGATTGGAAGTGGTGACATTCTGGCAGCCTTAACCCCATAATTCACTGCCACACCGGGGAGGAAACCAGCGGGCTCTGCTCCATAACCTTCCCAGAAGTGCAAACAGATCACAGCCTGTGTTCAGTGCCTGCTTCCTCACCTGtccccctgctgcccacaggaaCAGGAGGAAAACCGACCCACGGGCAAAGAGCTCCCTTTGGTCACTTCACAGCTGGTGCACAACACAAGGTTCcagtccctgcccacagcccccaggcTGAGGGGAATTCCTGCTGTGAGCTCAGTGAGCAGCTGAGTTCGGCAGAATGGGATCCAGCATTCCCATCCGTGGGATTTcgtgtttgtgtgtgtgtggttaacacttctctgctgctgggaaccCAACCCACCTGTCTGCAGTTCCTTgaaatttagaagaaaactgttgttttttaatattaggGCTGCTAAATCCTGTCTGGGGAAATTCTTTACCTTAGGTGACGGTTTTGAGAGCTCTGTGAACGCCTGGCTCTAGGGGCCATTCTGGATTTGGGCACTTGGCTACTGAGCACAGACTGTATGTGgattattttaatcaaattcTTAACTAACAtcaagattttttattttttctttttggaaatgtgtttttccccttcccctcctttaGTATGGAAAATATCCCTGGATACGAGAGTGGGTGATCCACAGGTACATTTCCTACAGCTGTGTAGTCACTCCTGAATTAAAGTCACCGAAATGGCCTCTCCAAAGTGACAATTCCCACTAGGTGGCACTTGGAATCCATCGCACAGGCAAAGCCTTGGCTGATGGAGTACCTGCGAGCTGCCGCTCGGATTTGTACTTAGTGATTGACCAAGCTAAAAAAGGATCAATGTagtgctgcctgcagcaacTTTCACAGCTCCGTTTAATACCAACATTGATTAAATCCCCACCCCCAACTCCGTGTGAAGGAGCATTAGCACAGAAATTATCCCCTCTCCAAATCCCTGCATCCAGCTTTCTCCACTGCCCCACCAATTTCCcacctccaaaaaaacccctcaaaccctccaaaaaccccaaatgaaataaaacccccaaacccaaaagaaacaaacgaaaaaccccaaaccccccaacCAACCAACGAATCGTTTCTTTCCCTGGAAATTAAACTGAATACTATTGtttaaaaccccaaattttatggttttatttgaaGTGTCCAGGTAAGTGTCAAGTCCCCAAGCTCTGTTCCCATTGATATTCAAGGCTCTCCTCAGAGTGGTGCAGGAGTTTGGAGTTTGCACGACTGAAATAGGCCATAAGCAAGGACAAAAGTGACTGTGGGAGTAACAGGCAAAGAACTAAATGACGTGGAGAAAAATGggagctgcaaagggaaaagTGCATTGGGAGTGTTTGGTTCTGTATTGTCTGACACGGGCTCAGGGGGCAGCACACGACAGCTCATAACCAATTCACTGCTCACTGCTACTGGTGATGCT
Coding sequences:
- the LOC104691717 gene encoding homeobox protein CDX-1-like, whose amino-acid sequence is MYVSYLLDKDTSMYPGSARCTSNNLPVQNFVSAPAYSDYMGYHPVPALDTHGQPAAAWGSHYGPQREDWSAYGPGPSSAVAAAHINGSSPGQGSYSSADYSSLHPAAAAGLPPVDTINAQQISPNSQRHSSYEWMRKTVQSTSTGKTRTREKYRVVYTDHQRLELEKEFHYNRYITIRRKSELAANLRLSERQVKIWFQNRRAKERKLMKKKITHFDGGNLGSLQSDSGSVSPMPVPDPQTHSEMPSSLFPAPPPPPAALPMSGLQHSGTLQQVVASQ